The Elephas maximus indicus isolate mEleMax1 chromosome 6, mEleMax1 primary haplotype, whole genome shotgun sequence genomic sequence agtATACACTAGATTAATCAGAGTCATCACACCTGTTAAGGGACAGTGCTGAATTAGTGATGTGTTTCAGTTACCTACACACATCTTGACTGGATTGTAAAAATGCATGTTTACTGTGGGCCACAGCCAAGAAGTTTGAAAGCCAGAGGTCATTCAGTTATCCAGACttcatttaattcatttaaatgtgCTTTTAGAGAACTCAGGGAGCTCTGATTTCCCATCGTATTTTGATCTCTTTGCTTCATGTGATTCTCCAAAGGTGGTCATTGTGCTTATTGTAAGCAGCCACCTGTGTGGAGCTTCATTCACAGAGGAGTATCAGTAAACACAGATGTAACTTCCAAAAAATGAGTTGTTAAGGGGCAAAAATTTTCATTGTGAAGACAGTTCCATGTCCATCCCCTCAACAGTGCCCTGGGAGTGCTGTCCCCTCAGTGAGGCTGACCTTGTGGCCTCAAGTAGGGGAGGTCTTCACCACAGAGTCTGTCAGCCTAGTGGTTTCCTGGCCTTTCATATCACTTAGATGGCTGATGATCTGTTCCAGTGCTGGAGGAAAACCTGAACTAGGTATCTCAAGAGATGGTGACATAATGTATTCTGTACCCCATGGACCATTTAAGGAGTTTTTCAGGGGTAATTATGATGACAAGTGTTTTTTGCTTTCTTGCTGACTTTAGAACCTAACTCTAGTAAGCTGGAACTCCACTGATCTCTTGCCAATAATGGGAATCAGATTTCTGAAAAGTACTGTAGATGGCAAAATCAAGGTTGCTTAGGAAACATGGAGTTAGGAGAGAAAGAggcattaaatattaattttttacagCAGTAAATCTTAAGGAAGTATCTAATTCTAAAAACTGTTTGTCAGCATTAAAAACCCATGCTGGTGAAAACCTCTCTCCATACTGACtcgctcctccctccctcctgactTGTTTCCAGGACACACTAGGCATTAGTGTGGATCTAGTGTCAAAGGTCCTTATTCCCCTTTGTGCACAAAGAGGGCCACTGTCACGGCAGCCAAGGCCCGTAGGACTGCGAGTAGGGTCATCTCATGATGAGAGTCAAGAACACTGAGGTGACAGGAGCTGGGAAAAACAGTGATCTAGTCTAAATTAAATTGGTTCACCTGCCCCTGAGACTTCATGCATAGGAAGTGGTTGTCCTTGGGTATGAGCTGTGGAGGCATAAAACAATGTTTTGGAGACAGACTTGGGTTTGCATCCAGGTTCCACCACCTAATGGCTGTGTGACTGAGCCAGTTTTTCAATCTGTCTCACAAAAGGAAGAGAACAGATAAGTGCCTATCACATCATGGGCATTTATTAAGACATAATCTGAGTTCCTTTCCTATACAGTCTAGGGAATCAAAACAACATAAGCCAAGCATCATGTCACTATCTTGGGGATTTCCAGGTCctccgggtttccaaggctataaatatttatggaagttactgccacatctttctcctgtggaggctggtggatttgaaccccctaccttttggttagcaaccaagtgctttaatcattgCACGCTCCCTGCTAGGATTGCCTTTCCTGCAGCTGCGGTGGGAATCTCCATGTCTGGATAAGGTAGGACTCAGGCAAGAACTAGGAGTTTGGAAGGAAAcctattgccgtggagtccattccaactcagcgaccctatagaacagttgaactgctccatagggtttccaaggagtggctggtggatttgaactgccaaccttttggttaacagccatagcaccaGGACTAGGAAGGAGTTTGGAAGGAAAGGAAACAATTACAATAGGAAGTAAAGGGGTGGGATCAGAGGGCAGGGAAATTAAAACCAGGAGAAGGAAATGGCCCTAGCTGCTGCATCAGCCTCCTTGTGGGGAGCTGAGACTTGGCAGTTGTCCTTCACTGACGTTCAGACTCTTGGAGCAGGTCTGATGCCCTAGTCCACACAGCTTCATAGAGGGGAGACTGAGCCTGGGTCACTGATGTGATGATTTTGCGTTCAAGCAATGCTGCCCCCCTCTGGAGATTGCTAAAAATGCCACCATTTCTATGGCTCCTTTTGTGACCTAGGCAGCCAACCCAGACCAGGAGACTGGTTGCTTAGACCTAACAGGAAGGACCAGAATTTATTCTGTTCATATGACTGACTTAGGGCTTCCTGAAGCCCAGATCCTGGCCAGTCTCTGGGTCATAGTTTTGTTCCCAGAGCCCTTCAGAGGCTCCAAAGGGCTTGTCTGTGGGAAGCGAAGCATTGAACAGCAGCTCCAAGAGGCCAGCCAGCGCCCAGGAAGCCCCACTGCCTGTTTGCCTCTACCTGTCCAGAGTTGGTATGCCCAGCCCTCGCGTATAACACCCAGTCCCAGACGTTGGTCAGCAGAGAGAAAAACATTTAAGAGAATGGAGACAAAGTAGACCCAGGAGGATTCAATGCCAGAGTGTGAATACAGGCTGAACCTTAGGAAGGAGATCGGGGTCCACAATGGAGGCTATAAGACTGCCTACAGAGTCCATGAAGCATCTGAAAACTACTCTCACCAGAGCCCTCTCAGTGGAGAGGAGGGAAAAGGCTGGGTATGAGTCAGTCCCAGGGCATGCTGGGGGAGCAGAGAGGAACGGGCTCATCCAGTAAGAAAGAAGCAGGGCTGACCCAGGCTTCCCGACTCCTACCGCCTAAGTCAACCCCCTCCACATGTCATCCCACACACAATGTTTAAACAGAGCAGCGAAGAAGAAACACAGACATCCTAAATCCCTGCAGGGAAGAGGCCAGGGCCAGGAACAGAAGGAGATTTGTTTATTCCTGGCAGCCCACTATCTGAGGGGCCCCATACCCACTTCTGTCCACACCACAGGATGAACTCTCCCAGAGCCTCTGACTTCTGCCCACCAGATAGCATGGGTCTGAGGGCCATTCGTCTGCTGGAACCCAGAGTCCATTTGCTCACCAGCTCCCTGGAGGATGGGTTTGAGGCTGGATGCTTTCCTCTTCCGCCCTGGGCTCCGTGACTGCCTGTGCAGCGTTGGCAGAGCTAGACTCCTCAGGCCTCAGGCCTTTCAGGCCCAGGTCTCCCCGAGAGAGCTCAGAAGACCCCTTGCTCTTTCCACTTGTCCTCTTCAGTGAggaagttttgattttttttttttaattaacttttattaagcttcaagtggacgtttacaaatccaatcagtctgtcacatataagtttacatacatcttactccctactcccacttgctctccccctattgagtcagccctttcagtctctcctttcgtgacaattttgccagcttccctatctatcctcccaacccccctccagacaagagttgccaacacaatctcaagtgtccacccgatttaattagctcactcttcatcagcatctccccccctcccctcgctgaccagtccctttcatgtctgatgagttgtcttcggggatggttcctgtcctgtgccaacagaaggtctggggagcattgccgccgggattcctctagtctcagtcagaccattaagtatggtctttttatgagaatttggggtctgcatcccactgatctcctgctccctcaggggttctccgttgtgctccctgtcagggcagtcatcgattgtggccgggcaccaactagttcttctggtctcaggataatgtaggtttctggttcatgtggccctttctgtctcttgggctcttagttgtcgtgtgaccttggtggtcttcattttcctttgctccagctgggttgagactaattgatgcatcttagatggccgcttgttagcatttaagaccccagacgccacatttcaaagtgggatgcagagttttcataatagaattattttgccaattgacgtagaagtcccctcaaaccatgttccccagacccccgcccctgctccgctgacctttgaagcattcattttatcccagaaacttctttgctttttgtccagtccaattgagctgaccttccatgtattgagtgttgtctttcccttcacccaaagcagttcttatctactgattaatccataaaaaaccctctccctcccctcttcgtaaccacaaaagtatgtgttcttctcagtttttactatttctcaagatcttatactagtggtcttatacaatatttgtccttttgcctctgactcatttcgctcagcataatgccttccaggttcctccatgttatgaaatgtttcacagatgcgtcactgttctttatcgatgcgtagtattccattgtgtgaatataccacaatttatttacccattcatccgttgacggacaccttggttgcttccagctttttgctattgtaaacagagctgcaataaacatgggtgtgcatatatctgcttgtgtgaaggctcttgtatctctagggtatattccgagtgggatttctgggttgtatggtagttctaactgtttaagataacgccagatagatttccaaagtggttgtaccattttacattcccaccagcagtgtataagagttccaatctctccgcagcctctccaacatttatgattttgtgttttttggattaattccagccttgttggagtgagatggaatctcatcgtagttttaatttgcatttctctaatagctaatgatcgagagcattttctcatgtatctgttagctgcctgaatatcttctttagtgaaatgtgtgttcatatcctttgcccacttcttgattgggttgtttgtctttttgtggttaagttttgacaggatcatgtagattttagagatcaggcgctggtctgagatgtcatagctgaaaattctttcccagtctgtaggtggtctttttactcttttggtgaagtctttagatgagcataggtgtttgatttttaggagctcccagttatctggtttctcttcatcatttttggtaatgttttgtattctgtttatgccttgtattagggctcctaaggaagTTTTTTCTAATGTCTAACCTCTAGCTTTCTTGCCGCAGTTTCAGCTTGTTCCTCCCGTTTCAGGCCTCAGAATAACTGgcttctctcctctccctcatCCCAAGCCACAAAGTCTAAGGTAGAAATTGAGGCACCACAGCTCTTGGCGTCCTAAGCCTAGTGTCCTCAGTTTCCCTATGGTGCTGAAGTGTCATCTCCCCCTGTTTTTCATAGGCTTCCTGCCTGTCTCAGCGGAGTTCTTTCTTAGAGGGGACGTGTGGCTGGAGGGAAGGGACATGCAGAAAAGGGCAGAAATTCTCATAATAATCATTGCCACCGTTTGTTGAGTGTTTATCAAATGCCAAGTGCTGATCTAAGTCCTTGTAACACATCAACTCATTTAATCTCACCGTAAAAGCAAACCAACccagttgctctcaagttgattcctaccccgtgtgtgtcagagtagaactgtgttcaatAGGATTTTGAATgagtgtgacttttcagaagtagatcgccaggcctgtcttccaaggtgcctctgggtaaatttgaaccaccaactttttggttagcagctgagtgcttaacttttTTGGGCCACCTatgagccccattttacagatgaggaaaccaaggcaagaGAACTTTTtaatttgcccaagttcacacggCTAAAAATTGGATCCCAGCCACGTTTCtaactgggattcaaactcagcaTGCCTGATTCCAAAGCTGACTCATGCCTTTTGATCATCATGAAGGATGAACAAATAGAGTCACTTaagacccccccccccatttaGGTGTCAGGCACTGGGGTATATGCAGTTACATATGTTATCTCATGATACTCCTATAACCCTGAGAGTGGATTTTTCTTGTTCCTATTTTACAGGAGGGAAAATTGAGGCCCACTACCCGAGCAACTCCACACCCAGAGCCATTTGAATCTCATAGCCCAGAACTTGACTCACAAAGTAGTTAAGTATGGAATTACCCCAGATTCAGGAAGGCAGGGCTGGCTTTATACACTGAAAGGCTGATAAAGTGATAGGATAGAGGTTGTTGTTAAGTGGATTttgccaccccatgtgacagaatagaactgccccatagggtctttaggctataatctttacagagggttttctaggctgtaatctttacgggagcagatccccaggtctttcttctggtaggtaggttcaaactgctaacctttcaattagcagccaccAGAGCCCCTTGATGGGATAGGGGAGCTGCCCTCTTCACACACATACTACCCTTTAGCAAATGCAGAATTATGGAGCTGGAGCTGCCCTCCCTCGGCTGGCTGGCCATTCATAGGGGTTAAGGTTCATAAAATGTAAATGTATTCACTGGGGTGGAAAGTGGGGAGGGACAGACCAAATCATTATTATTCATTAACTCCAATGCATTTCTCAGATTAGCTGGGCAGTAGCAGCCAAAAGGGCTCCAAGATGGGGTACCTGAGTAGGGGAGCTGCCACCTAGGTGACCAGGGATGGCTGGCGGCTGGGGTAGGAGAGGCACTCAGTGGGGAGGCTTCTCGTTGCTGCAGCCCAGGGTGCACCAGGTCCCACCCCCCAGAGGCGGAGCTGGGCGAGCCCCACCGGCCTCAGCTCCTGCATCCCTCCGGGAGCCCAGACAGGGCAGAGCCTGGGCAGCCGATCCCAGGGTGGCGCTTCCCACACTCCCACACTCGCCGGCCAGGACACCAGACACTGCCTGAAGCCCTGCAGTGTGGATGGCAGCCACCCCTAACCCTCAGGGGAAAGCCTGGGCTGGGTGAGCCACACCTGCCCCCCGTAGCCATGTGAGTACCCCTCCTCCCAGGCCACACCTCCATACCACAGACCCAGGTCCTGGAGAGGCCACTGCACCCAGCCCAAACCCCTGGGAAGTCACACCTGGGGGCTGATCCCTGCCTTTCTTGCTGCTCTGGTGGAGGTGGGGTGAGGGGACACCTCCAGGTAGGGCTGGGAACTCCAActgaggaccccagaggccaggtTTGGAGCAAGGTCTCTGAGGTCTCGGGGGGTTTAACAGAATTGATGGTGCAGAGAGGGaggggacagaaactggagggcccaggagacagaaagacgcCCCTGATGGACGGTACTAGGGAAaatgaaggaagaagaggaaaggagCACATTGCGTGGAGGCCTGGGGCTGGGGGTCCCTGGGGGGATTAGAAACAGAAGGGGGCCTATCCCTCAGCTCAGGGTGGCCGTAAGCCCCTGGTGGAGGGTAGGGGAGCTAGGTAGAATCCTTTCCTTATTGACTTTATTCCTAGCAACAGCAGCGGCTCCCCTGTTGACAGAGGTGGGAGCTCCCACAGGACCCAGGACCCTCCCTCTGGTTCCCACAATGTGGTGGCCGGAGGCCCACAGCACTGGGGGGCTGAGAACTGGGAGAAAACTGAAGGAAAGGACAGGGACAGATCAGAACCACAGAGAGGCCAGGCCTTGCCCTGGGCTCCTCCCTCTCTGGCTCAGCATCAGCCCCTGgaggtgtgtgttggggggggtcTTCTCCCTGCTGCTGGCACCTCCGTATGTATCACTGCCACTCCCACcccccagcaactcctctccttCCTCCAGCTCCCAGGAAGGGTCCTGTTGCTAGTGCGGATGGAACAGAGGAGTCGAGTTTATGGGCTGGAAATCCTAGCCGGAGGCTGCTCACTGAGCTGGAACCGGCTACGAGGGCAGATGGGGGCGGGGGCGGTGCAGGATACAAGGCACCCTGCTTGCTGCCACCCCTTGCCCTGGCACCTGCCGCCTCATTAATGTGAGTGCCTCACACCTGCCCCCGCCCCCCCTTAGTAACATAACATCTGGCATAATGCTTTGGGGCCATAACTTCTTTGCACCCAACCAGGGGCTGAGCATCTGAAGACGGGGATCCCCGCGTGCACCTCAGTACTTGCCCTGAGTGCACCTGGCCGCTGCCCAAAGGAGACTCTGGAATACTGGCTGTTGCCAGACTGCTCACACCAGCCCCTTGCCTCACTTTTGGCTAATTTAGTGGCCTGGCCAGGCGGAGGCAGGGGATGGACAAAATGCTTTGGGGCTGAGTGGGGCTGCCTTTGCATCTAAACAGATGTTTCAAGAGAGACCAAAAATAgggtattttatataaattttttattggCAATTAAATGTATTAGCAGACGGGATATGACCCACTGTTCAGCGGTCCACACCTTTGGATTAATGTGCAGTCCCCAGCAGGACAATGACCTGTGTGGCCCCCTAACTCTGACTCCCCCATCCTCCATGTAGGCACACTGGCTGCTGTTCCAGACCTCCCCTCTCTGGAGGCCCAAGATGACACCCAACAGCAGCTGGGAAGTGCCCAGCCCCATTCCCAGGGGAACCCTGGGGCTCTCCCTGGCCCTGGCAAGCCTCATCGTTGCTGCCAACCTGCTCCTGGCCCTGGGCATTGCCTGGGACCGCCGCTTGCGCAGCCCACccgctggctgcttcttcctgagccTGCTACTGGCTGGGCTGTTCACAGGGCTGGCACTGCCCACGCTGCCCGGGCTGTGGAGCCAGAGCCGCCGGGGATACTGGCCTTGCATCCTCCTCTACCTGGCCCCCAacttctccttcctctccctgctTGCCAACCTCCTGCTGGTGCATGGGGAGCGCTATATGGCAGTGCTGCGGCCCCTCCGGCCCCGCGGGAACACTCGGCTGGCCCTACTCCTCACCTGGACTGGGCCGCTGCTCTTTGCCAGCCTGCCCGCTCTGGGATGGAACCACTGGGCCCCTGGGGCCAACTGCAGCTCCCAGGCTATCTTCCCAGCCCCCTACCTCTACCTTGAAGTCTATGGGATCCTGCTGCCTGCCGTGGGTGCTGCCGCCCTGCTCTCTGCCCGCGTGCTGGCCACTGCCCACCGCCAGCTGCAGGACATCCGCAGGCTGGAGCGGGCAGTGTGCCGCGGCGAGCCC encodes the following:
- the GPBAR1 gene encoding G-protein coupled bile acid receptor 1, translated to MTPNSSWEVPSPIPRGTLGLSLALASLIVAANLLLALGIAWDRRLRSPPAGCFFLSLLLAGLFTGLALPTLPGLWSQSRRGYWPCILLYLAPNFSFLSLLANLLLVHGERYMAVLRPLRPRGNTRLALLLTWTGPLLFASLPALGWNHWAPGANCSSQAIFPAPYLYLEVYGILLPAVGAAALLSARVLATAHRQLQDIRRLERAVCRGEPSTLARALTWRQARAQAGATLLFGLCWGPYVATQLLSVLAYEHRPPLGPGTLLSLTSLGSASAAAVPVAMGLGDQRYTAPWRAAARRWLQRLQGRASGGSPSPSTAYYTSSQGSAGLDFN